Proteins from one Natrinema salinisoli genomic window:
- a CDS encoding uroporphyrinogen-III synthase, which yields MRDTPTVAVFRPDDDRLERAVDLLAELGADPVPDPMLAVEATGATPRTDADYVVFTSKTGAELVSDAGWEPTGETVCAIGPATADALREEGYDVDLVPEEFTSSGLVAALEGGAEPRSAERASSAERSSADSHAAKSFETAKPSRDDGSREAASEPPRDDGDEPRAMVDGARVEVARSDHGSPVLLEGLADAGAYVHETILYRLVRPDGSGESASLAAEGALDAACFTSSLTVDHLLEAAADRGIREETLEGLADAVVGVIGEPTAETAAANGVDVDLVASEATFDRLAAETVDAATVATDE from the coding sequence ATGCGCGACACGCCCACGGTGGCCGTCTTCCGTCCCGACGACGATCGCCTCGAGCGAGCCGTCGACCTCCTCGCAGAGCTGGGAGCCGACCCGGTCCCCGATCCGATGCTCGCGGTCGAGGCGACCGGCGCGACGCCCCGAACCGACGCCGACTACGTCGTCTTCACGAGCAAGACCGGCGCGGAGCTCGTCTCCGATGCGGGCTGGGAACCGACCGGCGAAACCGTCTGTGCGATCGGTCCCGCGACGGCCGACGCGCTTCGCGAGGAAGGGTACGACGTCGATCTCGTCCCCGAGGAGTTCACCTCGAGCGGGCTGGTCGCGGCGCTCGAGGGGGGCGCGGAGCCACGCTCCGCGGAACGAGCGAGTAGCGCGGAACGGAGTTCCGCGGACAGTCACGCGGCGAAGTCGTTCGAGACGGCGAAGCCGTCTCGTGATGACGGAAGCCGCGAAGCGGCTTCCGAACCACCGCGAGACGACGGCGATGAGCCGCGAGCCATGGTCGACGGCGCGCGCGTCGAAGTCGCCCGCAGCGATCACGGCAGTCCAGTGTTGCTCGAGGGCCTCGCGGACGCGGGCGCGTACGTCCACGAAACGATTCTCTACCGGCTGGTTCGACCCGACGGCAGCGGCGAGTCGGCGTCCCTGGCAGCCGAGGGCGCGCTCGACGCCGCCTGTTTCACGTCTTCGTTGACGGTCGACCATTTGCTCGAGGCTGCGGCCGACCGTGGAATCCGCGAGGAGACGCTCGAGGGGCTTGCGGACGCCGTCGTCGGCGTCATCGGCGAGCCGACGGCCGAGACGGCCGCGGCGAACGGCGTCGACGTCGATCTGGTCGCGAGCGAGGCCACGTTCGACCGGCTCGCGGCCGAAACGGTCGACGCAGCGACGGTGGCGACCGACGAATGA